The sequence below is a genomic window from Curtobacterium sp. MCPF17_002.
GCGATCGGGCACATGTTCGGTGCGGCGGGCGCGGTCGAGTCGATCCTCGCCGTGCGGGCGATCGAGACCGGACTCGTGCCGCCGACGCTGAACCTGGAGCACCTGGACCCGGCGGTCGAGCTCGACGTGGTGGCCGGGGTCGCGCGCCGCGCACCGCTCCGGACGGCGCTCAACAACTCGTTCGGGTTCGGCGGTCAGAACGCGTCGCTGGTGTTCACCGCGGCGTGAGCTCCTGCAGGCCGGTGACCCGGAGCAGGTCGAGCTTGGCGGCGTCCTCGGTGCCCGGGACCGCGGTGTAGACGACGATCCGCAGGTCGCCGGCGGGCACGCTGAGCACGTCGCAGTCGATCTCGATCGGACCGACCGGGGTCTCGACGGTCTTCCGGCTGGCACGGTGCTCGGCGATCCGGCCGGTGTCCCAGCGCCGCTCGAACTCGGGCGACCCGCGGCGGAGCCGGGCGACGAGTTCGGCGAGGTCACGGTCGGCCGGGTAGCGTCCGACGGCGGCACGGAGGTCGGCGGCGAGGTCGCTCGAGAAGTCCTCCTGGTGGGTGTCGTCCCACGCGACGCCGTCGTGGCCGTGCATGAAGTGCCGCCAGACCAGGTTCCGCTCGATGCCGGTGTAGCGGGTCGGGTCGCCGGACAGCGCGGCCCAGAGGTCGTTCCAGAGCACGATGTCGTGGGCGGCCGTGAACACCGCGAGCGGCACGTCGCCGAGCCGGTCGACGATCCGCTGGACGCCCGGGGTCACGTGGCGGGGGACCACCTGACGCGACGGCGCCGCGGCCCCGGCGACGCGGAACAGGTGGTCGCGCTCGTCGGTCGTGAGGCGGAGCGCCGTGGCGAGCGCACCGAGCATCTGCGGCGACGGGTTCGTCGCACGGCCCTGCTCGAGGCGGACGACGTAGTCGACGCTCACCCCGGCGAGCGCCGCGAGCTCCTCGCGGCGGAGCCCGGATGTCCGTCGACCGGCACCGGCGGGCAGGCCGACCTCCTCCGGGCGGACCCGGTCGCGCCAGGACCGCAGGACGTTCGCGAACTCGCTCATGGGTCCATCATCGCCCCGGGCACGGCGTCCTCCCTGGTACTGGTGGTCCCACCGTCGTCCGGTGCCTGGGGGATCCGTCCGAGCGGGCCGAGGATCGGTGGCATGACAACGACACTCATCACCGGAGCCAACCGCAGCCTGGGCCTCGAGACCGTCCGCCGCCTCGTCGAGGCCGGGCACACCGTGTACGCCGGCATGCGCGACCCGTCCCGCGGTGACGACGCCCGTGCGCTCGGCGCCCACGTCGTCCAGCTCGACGTGACCGACCAGCAGAGCATCGAGCGGGCGGTCGCGACGATCCCCGAGCTCGACGTGCTCGTGAACAACGCCGGGGTGCTCGGCACCTCGTTCGGCGTGGACGACCTCGACGCCGCGGCCATCGCCGCCGTGCTCGACACGAACGTCACCGGGGTGGTGCGGGTCACCCAGGCGGCGCTCCCGCTCCTCCGTGAGTCGGCGAACCCGGTCATCGTGAACGTGGCGTCCGGCGTCGGGTTCCCGCGGTGGCTGTCGACGCCCGGGCGGGACGAGTTCCCGGTGCCGGCGATCCCGTACGCCGCGTCGAAGGCGGCCCTCATCGCGCTGACGGTGCAGTACGCCAAGAACCTGCCGACCTTCCGGGTGAACGCGAGCGACCCCGGGTACACGGCGACGGAGTTCAACGGGTTCGGTGGCCACCAGACCGTGAGCGAGGGGACCGACGCCACGGTGGCGCTGGCGACGCTCGGGACCTACGGCCCGACCGGCGAGTTCCACGACCGCGAGGGCCGCGTCGAGTACTGAGGCCCGCCCGCCCGCACGCCCGCGACGGACTCCGGTGCGAGGTTCCGTACTCCGTGCGCCGCTCGATGAGTGGCACCGAGTACGGAACCTCGCACGGGGCGGGTCGGGACGGCCCGGCACCGGCGCGGCGCGGCACGGGGCGGCGCGCCCTACCCCTTCGCGCCGGTCGTGGCGATCCCCTCGACGAACTGCCGCTGCCCGATGAAGAACAGGATGATCATCGGCACCGTGGTGATCACCGAAGCCGTCACGATGAGCTCCCAGTGGAACTCGCCGCCGAACCCGAACTGGTCGACCATCGCCTTGAGCCCGCGCGGCACGGTGAACGTCGCCGAGTCCCGCAGGTAGATGAGCGGCTTCATCAGGTCGGTCCAGCTCGCCTGCGCCTCGAACAGGGCCGTGACGACGAGCGCCGGCTTGCAGAGCGGCAGCGCCACCGACCAGAACACCCGGAAGTTCCCGGCGCCGTCGACCGTCGCCGCGTCGAACGTGTCGCGGGGGAGTCCGAGGAAGAACTGCCGGAGCAGGAACACGTAGAACGCCGAGCCGAACAGGTTCCCGGCCCAGAGCGGTGTGAGCGTGCCCGACTGCCCCAGCGTGTTCCAGATCATGAACGTGGGGATCATCGTGACCGCGCCGGGCAGCATCATCGTCGCGAGCACCAGCCCGAACAGCAGGTTCCGGCCGCGGAACCGGAAGTACGCGAACCCCCAGGCGACCATCGCCGACGTGAACGTCACCGCGACCGTCGCGAGCAGGGTGACGACGAGGGTGTTCCCGATCCACAGGGCCATCGGCGCCGACTGCCAGATCGTGACGTAGTTGTCGAGGGTGAAGGTGCGCGGGATGAGCGCGTTGTCGAACACCTGGCTGCGGGGCTTGAACGAGGCGCTCACCAACCAGAGGAACGGGTACAGGAACACCACGGCGCAGACGACGAGCGCCGCGATCGTCAGGCCGCGGCGCCAGCCGCGCCCTGACCCGTGTTCCGGGCGGACCGCACCGGTGGCACCGGCCCGCACCGAGCGGGGTGGGACCGGCCCCGGACCGACGGCGGCCGTCGTGTCGGGGGAGGTCGTGCCTCCAGGCAGCGTCTCGGCGCTCATGCGTCGCCCCCTTCGTAGTGGACGAGCCGTCGCGAGACACGGATCTGGACGATCGTGACGGCGAGGATGATGACGAAGAGCACCCAGGCCATCGCCGACGCGAAGCCCATGTGGAGGTACTCGAAGCCCTGCTGGAAGAGGTAGATCACGTAGAACAGGGCCGCGTCGTTGCCGTAGGCGGAACTCGACGCCCCGAAGAACGCGGTGTACGACTCCGTGAACGTCTGGAACGACGCGATCGTGGTGACCACCGTGACGAAGAAGACGGTCGGACTGATGAGGGGGAGTGTCACCCGGAGCGTCCGCTGCCAGGGGCCGGCGCCGTCGAGCGTGGCGGCCTCGAGGAGGTCGGTCGGCACGGCGCGGAGCGCGGCGAGGAAGATCACCACGCTCGCGCCGACGGTCCAGAGGCTCATGATGACGAGGCCCGGCTTCACCCACGCGGGGTCCGTCGTCCACGCCGGCCCGTCGATGCCGACGAGCGCCAGCGCGCGGTTCACCAGGCCGTCCTGCCCGTTGAACACGAGCAGGAACAGGGCGCCCACCGCCACCGCCGGTGTCATCTTGGGCAGGAAGAACACCGTGCGGAAGAACCCGGACGCCCGGCCGGCCCGTGCCAGCAGCAGGGCGAGCGCGAGGGACACGAGGACGTGGGCGGGGACCTCGAGGACCGTGAAGAGCACTGTGTTGCCGAGCGAGAGCGCGACCTTCGGGTCCTGGAAGAGCTGGACGTAGTTGTCCCAGCCGACCCAGCGGGCCGCGTGCAGGACGTCGTAGTCGGTCATCGACAGCCAGGCGCTCTGCAGGATCGGCCACAGGGTGAACACCAGGAACCCGATGATCCACGGGCTGATGAAGAGGAGTGCGCTCGTCGCTTCGCGGCGTCGGCGGCGGCGCACGCCGGTCCGGATGGTCGTCATCGTCGTCCTTCCTCGGCCCAGGCCGCGTCGAGCGCCTGCTGGGCCACCTCCTGCGCGCGTGCCATCGCCTGCTCCGGCGTGGCCTGCCCGTTGAGCACGCTGTTCACCCCGTCCTGCCACGCCTTCGCGAACTCGGCGGCTGCGGGGTTCGCCGGTGCCGACACGGCGTGGTCGTTCGCCGTGTAGATCGCACGGACCGCCTGCACCCACTGGTCGTCCGACGACCGGCCCTGCTCCGCCGCCTGGTCGAGCGCCATGCGTTCGATCCGCGCGTCCGCCGCACGGTTCGCGGTGAGGAGCCCGGTGAACTGCTTGTGGGTCTTGGTCCCCGCGCTGATGCGGGCCTTCGCGGCCGCGATCCACGCGTCGACACCGGTCATCGTCACGGCGTACCGGCAGGCGA
It includes:
- a CDS encoding carbohydrate ABC transporter permease — its product is MSAETLPGGTTSPDTTAAVGPGPVPPRSVRAGATGAVRPEHGSGRGWRRGLTIAALVVCAVVFLYPFLWLVSASFKPRSQVFDNALIPRTFTLDNYVTIWQSAPMALWIGNTLVVTLLATVAVTFTSAMVAWGFAYFRFRGRNLLFGLVLATMMLPGAVTMIPTFMIWNTLGQSGTLTPLWAGNLFGSAFYVFLLRQFFLGLPRDTFDAATVDGAGNFRVFWSVALPLCKPALVVTALFEAQASWTDLMKPLIYLRDSATFTVPRGLKAMVDQFGFGGEFHWELIVTASVITTVPMIILFFIGQRQFVEGIATTGAKG
- a CDS encoding helix-turn-helix transcriptional regulator, with protein sequence MSEFANVLRSWRDRVRPEEVGLPAGAGRRTSGLRREELAALAGVSVDYVVRLEQGRATNPSPQMLGALATALRLTTDERDHLFRVAGAAAPSRQVVPRHVTPGVQRIVDRLGDVPLAVFTAAHDIVLWNDLWAALSGDPTRYTGIERNLVWRHFMHGHDGVAWDDTHQEDFSSDLAADLRAAVGRYPADRDLAELVARLRRGSPEFERRWDTGRIAEHRASRKTVETPVGPIEIDCDVLSVPAGDLRIVVYTAVPGTEDAAKLDLLRVTGLQELTPR
- a CDS encoding SDR family NAD(P)-dependent oxidoreductase; translated protein: MTTTLITGANRSLGLETVRRLVEAGHTVYAGMRDPSRGDDARALGAHVVQLDVTDQQSIERAVATIPELDVLVNNAGVLGTSFGVDDLDAAAIAAVLDTNVTGVVRVTQAALPLLRESANPVIVNVASGVGFPRWLSTPGRDEFPVPAIPYAASKAALIALTVQYAKNLPTFRVNASDPGYTATEFNGFGGHQTVSEGTDATVALATLGTYGPTGEFHDREGRVEY
- a CDS encoding sugar ABC transporter permease, which codes for MTTIRTGVRRRRRREATSALLFISPWIIGFLVFTLWPILQSAWLSMTDYDVLHAARWVGWDNYVQLFQDPKVALSLGNTVLFTVLEVPAHVLVSLALALLLARAGRASGFFRTVFFLPKMTPAVAVGALFLLVFNGQDGLVNRALALVGIDGPAWTTDPAWVKPGLVIMSLWTVGASVVIFLAALRAVPTDLLEAATLDGAGPWQRTLRVTLPLISPTVFFVTVVTTIASFQTFTESYTAFFGASSSAYGNDAALFYVIYLFQQGFEYLHMGFASAMAWVLFVIILAVTIVQIRVSRRLVHYEGGDA